The following coding sequences lie in one Pelecanus crispus isolate bPelCri1 chromosome 9, bPelCri1.pri, whole genome shotgun sequence genomic window:
- the LOC104026006 gene encoding bile salt-activated lipase yields MARWEILCLALCSSLGVAWAATLGVVHTEGGFVEGENKKLGLFENYVDIFRGIPFAAPPKTLEDPQPHPGWDGTLQAKKFKNRCLQMTLAQTDVRGSEDCLYLNIWVPQGRRDVSTNLPVMIWIYGGGFLVGGSQGANFLNNYLYDGEEIAVRGNVIVVTVGYRVGPLGFLSTGDANLPGNYGLKDQHMAIAWVKRNIKAFGGDPDNITIFGESAGAASVSLQTLSPKSKGLFKRAISQSGVGLCSWAIQKDPLAWAKKLGQKVGCPIDNTTALADCLRVSNPKTLTLAYHLQLINLPIPLVHTLALTPVVDGDFLPDMPENLFANAADIDYIAGVNNMDGHIFAGIDLPAINRPLVKITADEVYHLVKGLTVDRGEAGANATYNIYTQAWGDNPNQEVMKKTVVELITDYIFLIPTQWALSLHAQNARNAKTYSYLFSQPSRMPIYPPWVGADHTDDLQYVFGKPFATPLGYLPKHRTVSKAMMAYWTNFARTGDPNKGISEVPVTWPPYTKESSSYLEINNKINQNSVQQNLKARYVNFWHLVYQSLPQVANISQAEELLWS; encoded by the exons ATGGCTCGCTGGGAGATCCTGTGCCTTGCCCTGTGCTCGTCCCTGGGGGTAGCATGGGCTGCAACC CTGGGTGTGGTGCACACCGAGGGCGGTTTTGTGGAAGGCGAGAATAAAAAGCTGGGACTCTTTGAGAACTACGTCGACATCTTCAGAGGGATCCCCTTTGCTGCCCCTCCAAAGACCCTGGAAGACCCCCAACCTCATCCTGGCTGGGATG GAACGCTGCAggcaaaaaaattcaaaaatcgCTGCCTGCAGATGACGCTTGCACAAACTGATGTCCGCGGGAGCGAGGACTGTCTCTATCTGAACATCTGGGTCCCTCAAGGGAGGAGAGATG TCTCTACCAACCTGCCAGTGATGATCTGGATCTACGGCGGCGGCTTCCTTGTAGGAGGGAGCCAGGGAGCCAACTTCCTCAATAACTACCTCTACGATGGCGAGGAGATCGCCGTGCGGGGCAACGTGATCGTGGTGACCGTCGGCTACCGCGTGGGGCCCCTGGGCTTTCTGAGCACCGGAGATGCAAACTTGCCAG GGAACTATGGGCTGAAGGACCAGCACATGGCTATTGCCTGGGTGAAGAGGAATATCAAGGCCTTTGGGGGTGACCCAGATAACATCACCATCTTTGGGGAATCAGCCGGTGCTGCCAGTGTCTCCCTGCAG ACGTTGTCCCCAAAGAGCAAAGGCCTGTTCAAGAGAGCCATCAGCCAGAGCGGCGTGGGTCTGTGCAGCTGGGCCATCCAGAAGGACCCGCTCGCCTGGGCTAAAAAG CTTGGACAAAAAGTGGGCTGCCCTATAGACAACACCACCGCCTTGGCCGACTGCCTGCGCGTCTCCAACCCCAAAACTTTGACGCTGGCCTACCACCTGCAGCTGATCAACCTGCCCA ttcCCCTGGTTCACACGCTCGCCCTCACTCCTGTTGTCGATGGAGACTTCCTCCCAGACATGCCAGAGAACCTGTTTGCCAATGCTGCTGACATCGACTACATCGCTGGGGTCAATAACATGGATGGACACATCTTTGCTGGCATTGATTTACCTGCTATCAACCGCCCACTTGTGAAGATCACTGC GGACGAGGTCTATCACTTGGTCAAAGGACTCACTGTGGACAGGGGCGAGGCTGGAGCCAACGCAACATACAACATCTACACGCAAGCGTGGGGTGACAACCCGAACCAGGAGGTCATGAAGAAGACAGTGGTGGAGCTGATTACTGACTACATCTTCCTGATTCCCACACAGTGGGCACTGAGTCTGCACGCGCAGAATGCCCG gaaTGCCAAGACATACAGCTACTTGTTCTCCCAGCCATCCCGAATGCCCATCTACCCACCCTGGGTAGGGGCAGACCATACTGATGACCTGCAGTACGTGTTTGGGAAACCCTTCGCCACCCCCCTGGGCTACCTGCCCAAGCACAGGACTGTCTCCAAGGCCATGATGGCTTACTGGACCAATTTTGCCAGGACAGG tgatcCCAACAAGGGGATTTCAGAGGTGCCTGTTACCTGGCCACCCTACACCAAGGAAAGCAGTTCCTACCTGGAAATCAACAACAAGATAAACCAGAACTCTGTGCAGCAGAATCTGAAAGCCCGGTACGTGAACTTCTGGCACTTGGTGTATCAGAGTCTGCCGCAGGTTGCCAACATCTCTCAGGCTGAGGAACTGCTGTGGAGttaa
- the GFI1B gene encoding zinc finger protein Gfi-1b isoform X2, with product MPRSFLVKSKKAHTYHQHRFVEDDLPVLKCDPITSPFTAIGEKTPEDIKKQDLECVVPKQEKEPSELKEESVPVQYVSRMLPGPSAQEMTIPGLQIKDCINTTNTPTFYKTGFSWDGFHLPYSYRQMSSTMQSALLEHPVSLYGSHLLPSAEPPLDYSMHYSSDMETYHCVKCNKVFSTPHGLEVHVRRSHSGTRPFACEVCGKTFGHAVSLEQHTNIHSQERSFECKMCGKTFKRSSTLSTHLLIHSDTRPYPCQYCGKRFHQKSDMKKHTYIHTGEKPHKCQVCGKAFSQSSNLITHSRKHTGFKPFSCELCAKGFQRKVDLRRHRETQHSLKYQPRSDITCSSANPEEFLQGHYYSGLTPHAEFSSSD from the exons ATGCCACGTTCCTTTTTGGTGAAGAGCAAAAAGGCTCATACCTATCATCAACACCGCTTTGTGGAAGATGACCTGCCTGTACTCAAGTGCGATCCAATAACCTCTCCCTTCACTG CCATAGGAGAGAAGACACCAGAGGACATCAAGAAACAGGACCTAGAATGCGTGGttccaaaacaagaaaaggaacCATCTgaactgaaagaagaaagtgtCCCTGTCCAGTATGTGAGCAGGATGCTGCCAGGCCCTTCAGCTCAAG AGATGACCATCCCAGGTCTGCAGATCAAAGACTGCATTAACACGACAAACACGCCTACCTTCTACAAAACCGGCTTTTCTTGGGATGGTTTCCATTTGCCATACAGCTACCGACAGATGTCTTCCACCATGCAGTCAGCCCTCTTGGAGCACCCAGTTAGCCTGTACGGAAGCCACCTCCTGCCGAGCGCTGAGCCCCCTCTGGATTACAGCATGCATTACTCCTCGGACATGGAGACCTACCACTGTGTGAAGTGCAACAAG gtaTTCTCCACTCCCCATGGACTGGAGGTCCATGTCCGAAGGTCTCATAGTGGGACGCGTCCCTTTGCTTGTGAAGTTTGCGGCAAAACGTTTGGACACGCTGTGAGCCTGGAGCAGCACACCAATATTCACTCCCAG GAAAGAAGTTTTGAGTGCAAGATGTGTGGGAAGACATTCAAGCGTTCCTCCACCCTCTCCACTCATCTACTGATCCATTCAGACACACGGCCCTATCCCTGCCAATACTGTGGCAAGCGCTTCCACCAGAAGTCGGATATGAAGAAACACACTTACATCCACACtg gGGAGAAGCCCCACAAATGCCAGGTATGCGGGAAAGCCTTCAGCCAGAGCTCCAACCTCATCACTCACAGCCGCAAGCACACCGGCTTCAAGCCCTTCAGCTGTGAGCTCTGTGCCAAGGGCTTCCAGCGCAAGGTGGATCTACGGAGGCACCGAGAGACCCAACACAGTCTCAA GTACCAGCCCAGATCTGACATCACCTGCTCAAGTGCAAATCCAGAAGAATTCCTCCAAGGTCACTATTACTCTGGATTAACACCACATGCAGAATTCAGTTCATCAGACTGA
- the GFI1B gene encoding zinc finger protein Gfi-1b isoform X1, with amino-acid sequence MRGSEWKMPRSFLVKSKKAHTYHQHRFVEDDLPVLKCDPITSPFTAIGEKTPEDIKKQDLECVVPKQEKEPSELKEESVPVQYVSRMLPGPSAQEMTIPGLQIKDCINTTNTPTFYKTGFSWDGFHLPYSYRQMSSTMQSALLEHPVSLYGSHLLPSAEPPLDYSMHYSSDMETYHCVKCNKVFSTPHGLEVHVRRSHSGTRPFACEVCGKTFGHAVSLEQHTNIHSQERSFECKMCGKTFKRSSTLSTHLLIHSDTRPYPCQYCGKRFHQKSDMKKHTYIHTGEKPHKCQVCGKAFSQSSNLITHSRKHTGFKPFSCELCAKGFQRKVDLRRHRETQHSLKYQPRSDITCSSANPEEFLQGHYYSGLTPHAEFSSSD; translated from the exons ATGCGAG GCAGTGAATGGAAAATGCCACGTTCCTTTTTGGTGAAGAGCAAAAAGGCTCATACCTATCATCAACACCGCTTTGTGGAAGATGACCTGCCTGTACTCAAGTGCGATCCAATAACCTCTCCCTTCACTG CCATAGGAGAGAAGACACCAGAGGACATCAAGAAACAGGACCTAGAATGCGTGGttccaaaacaagaaaaggaacCATCTgaactgaaagaagaaagtgtCCCTGTCCAGTATGTGAGCAGGATGCTGCCAGGCCCTTCAGCTCAAG AGATGACCATCCCAGGTCTGCAGATCAAAGACTGCATTAACACGACAAACACGCCTACCTTCTACAAAACCGGCTTTTCTTGGGATGGTTTCCATTTGCCATACAGCTACCGACAGATGTCTTCCACCATGCAGTCAGCCCTCTTGGAGCACCCAGTTAGCCTGTACGGAAGCCACCTCCTGCCGAGCGCTGAGCCCCCTCTGGATTACAGCATGCATTACTCCTCGGACATGGAGACCTACCACTGTGTGAAGTGCAACAAG gtaTTCTCCACTCCCCATGGACTGGAGGTCCATGTCCGAAGGTCTCATAGTGGGACGCGTCCCTTTGCTTGTGAAGTTTGCGGCAAAACGTTTGGACACGCTGTGAGCCTGGAGCAGCACACCAATATTCACTCCCAG GAAAGAAGTTTTGAGTGCAAGATGTGTGGGAAGACATTCAAGCGTTCCTCCACCCTCTCCACTCATCTACTGATCCATTCAGACACACGGCCCTATCCCTGCCAATACTGTGGCAAGCGCTTCCACCAGAAGTCGGATATGAAGAAACACACTTACATCCACACtg gGGAGAAGCCCCACAAATGCCAGGTATGCGGGAAAGCCTTCAGCCAGAGCTCCAACCTCATCACTCACAGCCGCAAGCACACCGGCTTCAAGCCCTTCAGCTGTGAGCTCTGTGCCAAGGGCTTCCAGCGCAAGGTGGATCTACGGAGGCACCGAGAGACCCAACACAGTCTCAA GTACCAGCCCAGATCTGACATCACCTGCTCAAGTGCAAATCCAGAAGAATTCCTCCAAGGTCACTATTACTCTGGATTAACACCACATGCAGAATTCAGTTCATCAGACTGA